The following nucleotide sequence is from Hevea brasiliensis isolate MT/VB/25A 57/8 chromosome 7, ASM3005281v1, whole genome shotgun sequence.
TCCTTCCATTAGTTTAAGGATACTGCTAACAGTTGAAGGACTACATAAGTGACACAGTATGGTTGAGAATAAAACACAGTCGTGTCATATAAATACgtgtatatatatgtatttgtatcatataaaatattaataccatgacagaaaaaaaaaatacaaaaaaggtTGTAACTAGCATGCGAGAAACTTCAGTTTTTCATCCTATAAATCAATATAGAGTCAGAAAAATTCAAAAGTAACAGTATCAAGAGATGGAATATGAACCTTTTTCGCGTCTTTCTCATAAACTGCATAGAAAAGTTCAAGCAGCCTCTCTCGAGTAAAAGGCTTGATCTCTCCCATCATACCAAAGTCATAATAGATGATTGCTTGATCCATATCAATGGCAAGATTTCCAGGATGAGGATCCGCATGAAAGAAACCAGTTTTTAAAATctgaattattttgtaaattcagAAATTGTTACAAAGTATTCAGGATAATTAACAATATCATCAAATGGTAATCCAAAGAAAGAGTTACACAGGGAAAATCACTGAGATTAGTTGAAAGTTATATTAATGCCATATACCTGAATCAAGTATGCCTCAATTATTCGTGACGAAATTTGAGCACGATTATATCCTCTTGAAGCCAACATATCTAGTTGATTTATCTTAACACCTGCATACAAAAGTCAATAATGATATGCCACATATTACCACCTCAAAACAATTGCTGAAGTTCTATAATGTATAATGGATATCATCTAGAAGTTAAAGAAAAATATAGTTTAGCTTGAAACCTGGTACATACTCCAATGTCAGCACCTTTGTGGCAGTATAATCCCAAAATACCAGCTACAAAGGGACAAAATAGATTGTCAATTAAGCATTGGTCATATGGCAGAACTTTCAAAGTACGATCCACCTTCACCAACTAATACGTATTCATGACTGCAGAAATGGAGGtgcaagagaaaaaaaaaaaattgcaaaggCTATAGCAAAAAACATACAGGTACTCGGACCCACTTCACATTCCGAAAATCTCGGCGGAATCTGTCAGCATTTTTGCCTTCATTAATATAATCAATCTCTTGGTACAAAATCCTGAAATCAACACAAGAGTTAGGATGAATAGAGAGAAATATGTACTCATCATATAAAGACTAAAAAACAAAATTGCCGTCCTTCAGAATCCATTTGATGAATCTTAAAACTTATCACATGGAAGGACAGACAAATACAATAGGGAGACCAGTGAACATTACACTTTAACATAAAAATGATGAAATGCCAGGCACATCTGCACTAGAACATAGGATGCATGCTGCACGCATCTTTAATTGTGTACTATTGTTAATATATCAATGCTCTGTAATTAAGATCTTTAGAATTTAATGTGACATCTGGTAGATGCTTGTCACTTACTTGGCACATTCTTCATATATACCAATCCAATCTCTAGATGGACCGCCAAAAGTTTCACTTCTCTGAAAATATTCAGCAACTATCTTCAAATTACCTGGATGGCAGGGGCAGAAAATTAGAGAGACAACCAAAATCAATGATTTTGACAGGAATGCTTACTCTCCATGGAAAATATGAAAAACATTTAACCTAGACTAATCTATAATGCTGGAATACTTCAAATCAATTAAACTATATGTGGATGATTGGGAGCATACAGTACAAAATATCAAATTTAGCTCAAGAATAAACATTTTCTTCCCACTGGCATATCATGCAAGTAAGATTCATATCCACTGAACCTTTTtgcattacaaaaaaaaaaaggtcagtAAGATTAAAATGGCAAAAAATATATGATACTCACGCAGATCAATGTCAAAAAGCTTCTTGAGACCAGGCCTTTGAACTTTCACAACTACTTTCTCTCCATTATGTAGGATAGCACGGTGCACCTAAAGATGCAAAAAAGATTCTGATCAGGAAAAAAAAAGACCTATTTTTAACAAAGATATTACTCAAAGAAAATAGTTTCAAAGTCTCAAGGCTCAATCGTTTCCAGTTGTTAAGAGTTATGGAGCCAATATCAAATTGGTGCACCTAAAGGAACATTCGTATTAGTTATTCTTCTTAGTGCTTCTTTTAATATCACACGACACGAATCATGATATCATCATATTTTAAAAACAAATAAATGCAGAATTAAAATTAAGAAAGTTTTTTATGGTGAGCTCAATTTTTGACCAAGAAAGTCCAACAACTAAACATAAATCAAACACCTGACCAAGACTAGCTGCCGCAATTGGTTGGTCCTCAAACTCCTTGAACAGCACATTGATGGGAGCTCCCAGTTCACTCTCAATGAAGCTTCTTGCCTTCTTTGGAGAGAAGGCAGGGACCCTATCCTGGATTATGATATAAGAACCAtacaaaatttatatgaaaaaaaaaaatgctaacaAAAAATAAATGTATGGAACTGCTGTGATATTAACAAAGAAatatgattattacatgagatgccTAAGCCAATTTGAATGAATAAAGACTAAGATCATAAGATACCTGCAACTTGGCAAGCTCATCCACAAACTCCCGTGGAAATAGATCTGACCTTGTTGAAGATAACTGTCCGAGTTTGATAAAAGTTGGACCTAGCTGCAATACTTGCTCTCGTAGCCATGAAGCAGTTTTTCGCCTTCGAATTTTCTGAATAGAAATGAAAATAGAAACAAAAGCTAAAACAAAGATACTCATCCCAAGCAAACAAAAACATATATAATGGAGCAGAACTATAGCAGAACATTGTAAATGCGCATAGCAGTAACATTATATGCTAGTCTTAAAAAACTATATGAAAACTCACCTGCTTCTGTTCTTTGAAGCGTCCCAAATATGCCCATTTTTCATTGTCAAACAGAACACGAACACGCAAAGAAAGAACGAAGGACCATACATCAATAGTCCTCTGCCAGTTGTTATAATTCTCATTTGCCCAACTGAAACCTTCATCTGTGGGCAAAACCTTTGAATCCTCCAATGGTGGAAGTTTGTCTGTCTGTCTATATCTTGATGTCTTAACAAGTGCAGCACCAGGTCCTCTCTTAATTATGTTTGCTCCATTAACAACCTGCTTTGTATCATTAACTTGCTTTGAACCACTGACTATCTTTACTTCTTTACCATTGGGCGTCTTCCTCTTCACCACCTCACTGGCAGGTACCATCTTAATCGGCCGTCCATTGCCATTGGCACCTATCCTTGAGGCTGGTGATTCGTTTTGTCGCATTTCCACTTGAAACCTTGAATTCCTTGAATGTGGATGGCATATTTGTTTCTCAAACTCTGCAAATGGATTAGGAATTGAACTGGAGAAACTGAGATTGTCCAATGTCCTTCCTTGATTCATTAAATCAACATTGCGACAATTATAGCTGTATGAAGCTAGTATTGCCGCCATTCAAGCAAAGAGACACCTGTAGATTCCCAATTTCAATAAGAATTAGATTAATGACAAGCCAAATATTGTACCTCAAATACAACTGATCCAAAAATAGCTTTAAAGCCAAGCAAATCACAACCCTTTTGCAAGAAACACACGAAAATGACCATAGAAACATCTCTACTAATCACATGTCAGACACAGACAAGAGTATCTCAACAAGCAAAAAACAAAGGCTAGGCAGGACAAAAGAAAACTTGGGGAAAAAAACAGTAACCAAAACCCAGTAGCTCAACATGGATCAATCTCAGTACCCAAAAATAAACAAGAATGAACAAAAATACTACCGTAATAaaccaaacaaaattaaaaaaatattctttTTCCACAACCTTCTCTGAAACCAAACAAAAGCCAGATGGGaaaaatagtaaatatataaAACAATACATACCGGCCAATAAAGAATCAGATAAAGTTGCAGACTTGAGGGGTACTGATAGATGGGCGTGAGACTTGTTATAATCAACTCAAATGTGATTTTTGAATAAAGAATTAGTTGTTCACTGTTCCTGGCGAACTAATTAGCGAGGAAACAAAGAGCGGGGTGTAGAAAGTCTTGGCGTGTACTCGTGGTTTCCAATTTCAAGTTTTCAAGGCATTGTTTGGATATTTTGCGGGCAATTTTTTGGGTTGCAAACGGTAAAAAGAAAAACTAAAAACTGAATCAATTTAGCATCTTCAACCACCACCACAATCGAAGGTTGCTCTCCCGTTATGCCACGTGTAAGGTGTGGGATATTTCTTCTTCATGGGCTTTGATCCACTCACGATTATTGTACCTAAAATTAGGTCACTGGCGCAGTGAGCCAACCATATATTTCCATGCAGGGGTGGCCATGGGCTTTTTGGGCCTCAAACCTACTGAAATTGACTCAACTAAAATCTGATATTAGATGTGACAGTGGAAtcgattaaatatatttttaaatcaatttgtgtttatcaattaattttcttctttaaataattttaaagaataatctttaaatttttgaatacaGTGAAAGCAACAATGATAAAATatcaattatatattataaaattaaataatatctcaggaatttattttttaaattgtatttttttatgatttaaatttttctttgcataatatttaataatttattttatatatttaattttatttaaatataacatattaaaaaataaatccaTTTCTTATTTTTATGACCTATTTTATCTCTATTAAAGTTATATCAATTAAAATAGTATGATCTAAATTtatgagaagaaaaaaaatattcactaaaaaaaattcaaattagcaATCAATCAAATCGGTTGCTAATCTATTAAAATCTATTACTAATTAATTTAGCAATCGATTTATTAATCTATTCAGTGACTGTATTTAAACTGGTtgcaaataaaaatcaataaccaaatcgattgctaaattaattaaattctaaaaaataaaatttctagtaAGAAACTATCTGTTATGGCTAACAACCAATTTAGTAACCGAAATCGGTCATTAATagcaataaaaaatataattggttgcaaaaattttgatgtatttaattttataattttgtagCTATTTTATAAATTGGTTGCTATTTATAACTGATTTAGTAATGAAAAGTGAGctgctaatttaaaaaaattataaaaaagtaaaatttcaaataataaataaaaaaattcaaataaatatatttttcaaaaaatgctaaaataataaattattaatgaaagattagtactaaaaattaatataaaaatattattaaaaaattactaGTAATAACTGTTAACAAAAAtactaacaaaaaattaaatataaaaagaaatttataagacaaattattaaaaaaattgccatatatatattataaaaaaattactaaaaattaatcctATAAATAATTTACTGACAAAAAATATATCTgcataaaaatgaagaaaataggtgagaaaaaaaaatgatgaataaaaaaatagataaaaaagaaaaagataatgaagaaaatatattaaaaagaaaacGATGATGAATAAAATAGAATAGATTGAAAAggatgatgaagaaaataaaagaaaggaaaatgagtTGTAGGAAAAGAAAATGAGTAATGGTTTATAtaagtaaattaaatttaatttaagaattcggCAAAAACATTTGGGGGGAAATTTGGTAACTGATTCGCATTCGATTGCTAACAATAAATGATTTCAATTGACTGCACAAATAGGTTGCTGTTAGTAACCGATTCACAAATCAGTTACAAATAAGAAAAAATGGTTAAGAATTTTTGGGAGGAAAATTTTGTAACCGTTTCTGTGACACCctttactcgtctacagtatagccgagtaagatatgtcacacagtgtaccgaaacaccttattttatctcaatcatttttattcttccttaatttatttttttatcatagttatgaagtacaatatatttcatttaagtcatttattgaaattataatttatttaaggtttcgcaaattttatagaaaatccggcagagtgccggctaaaaatagataaaacagttcttcggaacctgtgaaaaacacttccaaaattttgtatcaatcccaaactccatttcatcaacaaaatctcaatatttctcaaatatactcccattgctcattcattcatttcatatgatattcatataaaagtcataaataaatattcactttttcattcataaacacagtttccattatttacatcaatacccaaaatacattacataagtcttaattacatatgagaaaataaaagttaattacaaaatacccaaaatgaaacctagtgtcctaccaatgcactaacaTCGGTCagatgacacggacactatgcagagctgcagaaggtctcacccagtctgtggtctactgggctctcggtcggtctctccagaacctacgcgtggcaaaaagcaatgcgctaagcaataatacttagtggtgccaataatagaataaaaaaaataatagaaaataaatatgcagaaaatgtattgatgtcttatgcagaaaaattttcgataattatttgtagtcttttttattttatacttgttatatccattatttcatttaatttatccactttcattttttttggttgcccaagtaacttatactggatgactggactggataaacgggtaaactggcactgggtattaagtatctcgggccgtcacaccattggttacatatgtatctcccgatgtgcaacagaacagctaataagctgtaataacattaggcacaaggccaattctcaacacaatgtcagaatggctaaaagccataaaatcacataatggcatagtgccatgtgcagtactgctaattgaaccctattggcatgccaacctatccaaaccaatcttgctaggtgtactagggcatgttacacttttaaattatacaattcttgaaattgaagtttcattgttactattcatttcattaatcaactaaaatgttgactttttcatagacaataggtatattggttctaatatccccaacataccacattttgcattctaaagttgttggtattggttgccaataccatttcaagcctcatatttactgttccattggtcatttgtacagtaggaatttggcaaaattgtcttcatgaaagttgttccttattatgtctagttacatttccttttctgaatcactccatttggagttttttaactcaagttatggcctaaacaccataactggccagattggacagaatccaaaattctgggcaaactggttctgccagatttggtaacctaaatttggttggtaatttgactaggttatggtcagaatttagatttatgttcttcatgaaagttgtaggtatatatctcagctctctgctggtaaaatttcaggtcaattggacctttctacattgagttatgaccaaataaatagacactgtttatttcatcattttgcccaggcagaatgcaagtcacccggattagggcaatttttatgccaacttggtttggttttctgggtagggtttctttaccaaagtggtgccattatgtgtctaatttcatatccaattggccttgcaccaattgaacctctacaactctatttatagctgcctaaacctgctggacttacatccagacctgcagggcagccaaggcagctcacccaaattcaaataccaagccacaactcacttcatttcttcatcatacaAAGCCAGATGGTCACTAActaaccatttaaactttcattcaccaacacatgagcaaaccctaggtttctcccaaaccctaactccacaatttcaaaatttgttccattttcatattttctagtttagattaatgttgtaacaaagaatataagagaaaaataaacaaaagtggcactaaccttcacttagtcactttctaagacttaaaaactttactttcttcctttcaaattacTGCTCAAGGCTTGCTCTAgcggtagggataatttttaatgatggcaagttagggttttgaggtagtttaaggtgggaattgaagctttgataagctttcaatggtggtttgggtgtggaaggtgtttcggctggtttgggtgaGGGAGATGAATCTAattgcttttgtttatttttgtctcaattatccctttttaatagtttagcttaattgtaattggtggggaaagggttgatgacatcatgtgatgtcaaaattgtcatttaatctcattttctttccttttcttctctactcattttcaatttaatttttagcaatatttattcacattttatgtcataataattatttacttaactggacaagtcggccaaaaatcacctctgaaggcgaaatgactaaaatgtcctccgtttggcttaacagaataaaattgtctgtactgattaaaaaatttttctaagcattttcttggcattctaatgccataggaacctcaatgacccttctctggagtcccaaaaattattttatgaatttttccctggtctagggctcctagttgcgaggactgcaacttcccactggattacccattgccagggcatcggctcatttaacttggttgtattttatttctaaaatttttcctaaacttttcttattaatatttgagttaattatgattcctcactttagtttaaatatttttccggacgttctagttgtccagaccgacactggtcaccagaacagtagaatgtacgaagttgctatagggagggtgttacagtttcgcAATTGGCTATAAAAATTGGTTTTTACTAGCAACCAATGTAACAccttcactgtagcaattctatacattctactatttcggtgaccggtgtaggtctggatagctagaacgtctggaaaaatatttagactaaagtgaaaagtcataaataactcaaataataataagaaaaatttagaaaaaactttaaaaataaaatacaaccaagttaaatgagccggtgccctagcgatgggtaacccagtgggaagttgcagtcttcgcaactagaagccctaaacccgggagaaaattcataaaataatttttgagactccagagaagagtcattgaggtttctatggcattagaatgccaaaaaaaggtttagaaaaatttttcgattagtacagacgattttggcttaataagccaaacagagggcattttggtcatttcgtcttcagagatgatttttggccgacttgtccagttaagtaaataattattatgatctaaaatatgaataaatattgctaaaaattatgttgaaaatgagtaaaaaagaaaagaaaagaaaaaaaaaatgaattaaatgggacttatgtcatcaccatgatgtcattaaaatgccctccaccaatcacaactcaacaagctaTTATAAATCAAATAACAAGGGataaattgagacaaaaataaaaacACAAATATGCTCCTTCATGCCCAAACCAGCCGGCAACATAGGAAAAGTGAGAGAatagagaaaacctccatggaagccttGATCCCAAGCTTGCTTTCCGCCCAAaaccaccataaaacctcatcctcccttcataaaaatttatcctcacacctagagcaagacttggacagccaaagaaaagagagaaagtgGAGTTGGCATGCTTGGGAATTTCTTCAATGGAGGTCAGTGCATATTAACCTTTAAATCTTGTTTATTCCTTGAAAGTTAGCTTAAATATgagcaaatgattaagagattgaaAGAAATCATGTATAAAAGTGAGAGGTAAAATTTGGGCAGCACTAATAAGAGgaggaattgatgtgttttgttgaattaaaacttgaatacaagctttatatatatatatatatccttataTATCTAAGCATATAAagcttagatatatatatatatatatatatatatatatatatgattgataacCTTGGTTggtatgaatttacatgagagttgattttggaaattggagttagggtttgagttaatttttttaccttggtgatatggcttgagattgatatTGTTGAGGctgtttgttgatcatttgaagtgttatgagtaataaattgtagttgggagtgaggaggatggaatattggaagtgatgtttcatgtgcaggaaattcagacctatgagtccagggttttgtttgacctataactgaagttgtgtgactccaattggtataaggccaattggaagtgaaactagactcaaaataccccatttttcatgaagaaactatgcccaaattctgtccaaatcttgaccaaCTTACTGTCCCAATATGGAAATCCAAACACTGaatccagaaaattgaccaaatgaatagtacatgttcatttggccataactttctctagacaggtccacatgacctgatttttatgtcaTTGGAAAAATTAGACATAGGattacaactttcattaagaacaccaagcccagaaatgcctctaatcaaatgaaattgctagcccaagtgaggtcaccaaactgaccagaaccattctgcccagaatttcctggactaaagcccacccgaccagttttggcaaaatggccataacttggtctataaaaatccaaatgcaatgaaactaatggaaaaagttttataagacatagacctacaatattggtcttttggccaaaacccagaacccaaagaaattaggtcaaatgcttaaaagaactTAGTACATCCAAACTTGGAAATTTATCCAATTTCATCTGACCCCAAATTAGTCTTTATAGCATATCTttcactagaaaactccatttaggatgagccatacctttttaTAAACCTAAGACACAgggatctaattttattttagaaaccttcctcaaattatgaatgtaagaaccctaaaaatccacttgcagtcactgacctgaactggaaCCCGGAAGACATAGGGTACTAGAGTCTAAGCCAATTAAATttgtataattaattctacaaaacttgaaaaattttaattaaaatttttgagtgactataagacataaggCAACAAATTATATGGAGGACTCTAAGTCTAAAAGTAActacaacatgtccaattaaattggaaaaaggtaatgccaaaatctgcctaattaaagagacagaattaggaaatgaaccagttatggttatttggccataacttgggttgtgtaggttcaattggtacaaagccaattggacatgaaactagacacataatggcacaactttgatgaaggaaccttgtccagaaactaaacttaggatgccctaaaaattgaccaaatccgggtagcaccaattctgcctgggcaaaatgaccaaatgaacagtgttcattcatttggtcataactcactgtagaaatgtccaattgacctgaagtttGTATCAagagaaagcttagacaatttagaacaactttcataaagaacacaaacttaaattctgaacctaaccaattcaaattgctagtccaagttaggataccaaatctggcagaaccaaattgcctagaaattctgggtacaagtcaatccggccagttatggtaaaataaccataacttgagctacaaaactccaaatggagtgattcaaaaagggaattaaagaagacacaataaggaacaactttgatgaaggaaagttagcctagtttccactgtaaaattgtctAATGAAACAgtgaacttaggtaatcaaaactgaaaatttagaaatgcatctaggagactttaaattgcaattggcaattaatactagcaaatgtaaaactcaaaatgtgggatcttggtgtaattagaattaacatatccattaagtataaaaaagtcaacattttggttgattagtaaggtaaatagtaatcaaaatgattagcaaattaagataaagacctagaaccaattctaagcttaaatgcttagatttGTATGacaaaatgtggactatgcatcttagtccaaATTGTTAAAggaaaattaaggccataaatttgaaatccatgaaatgtttatggattgcttgaaacatgaaaagtaagtcacctaattgatgtgaataaatagttagggcttatatgcccatcacaaatagaattcataaaatattagtaattcaacttgaaatataaaatttgtaattacgtaagtagatttttgaatgtataaatgagaaaggaaaaatgttttgaatacaatggtacatgtgaaccattgttttgaattgtgatcaatatgaatgatataatgaataaataaatgaatcatattaatgtatgaatgagacattagttgtcattattgtagaaaggaaaagtgctttgagtacaatggtataaaaggataattgatgtgaattgtgatcatataaatgatcaaatgaatgtataaattataattaaaatttatcatggaataataaagtcataaaacacaatatattaatattgaaTGATAgaatgtgcccttgtattacttAGACATGTGTatcaaattggatagattggcatgccaatagggtattattttagcagtattaCGAAagattttatgcctgtattcatggctttatgcccacactcatggctttatgcccgcattcatggctttatgcccgcacttatggcttttatgcccgattatgtgttatcatagctttttagccatactgactgcatacgttgtTGAAGTTTtgggtcccatggtatgacggcccgaggcacagcggtgtccagtgccaacgacccgttatccagtttagtcagcctgtcataggttacttgggcagtctaatttattaaaataagttacgaatattagaaattaaaaatgctagaaagcaaataaatgagtaagaagttctgaaataaattagattagctccaaaaatttgattcttagaatggtctgaagtaaattaaattagttctaaaaattttaaatattacaaaatgattgtaaacaacttagaaagtatcaaggaagtgataaaaagactagtagaagagttataacttaaataatattacaaatgtgacttacataagaatataagtataagtttaaattttagattagtagtatctggtacattattaatgcaaatttctgaactgagcacctccaaagaagaacatggcaggatagaggatagttaatattagaaactaaattaattataaatctaaaatattcgaactatggtttatttctacctttatttgtatacattatttccttgttatattattgcaccaccaagcagcaatgcttagcgcgattgatttgtttcctcgcgcagggaCTGAAGTTAAATCTCAGCGAATACTAaactgagattttggagttctgatctgccaGATTGATCAAGGTTGtcgcctcctcagcaatgcatgtagatagggcccatatagatcatattatgtattttgtacatataattaattattacttgtaatgtaaactatgaattttatgttgaaatatagattatggaactataattaattgatagatcatgtaaattatgaaattatgtaattattttgtaaattatgtaaattaaggaaatttgaaaattttgcttatgtaatttgagaatgtttacatatgaattgagtatgaatggatttgtacaaatgagtatgtgaattacgagaattgaatgtgagatgaatatgatgagcatgaatgatgtttttattgtaaaatattattaaaaatttcaagcagATGAATAGTAAAATATGTCAACTGATaaaaaaataggagaaactccgctggtttctccgtagaaaaata
It contains:
- the LOC110647345 gene encoding protein ACTIVITY OF BC1 COMPLEX KINASE 7, chloroplastic; this encodes MAAILASYSYNCRNVDLMNQGRTLDNLSFSSSIPNPFAEFEKQICHPHSRNSRFQVEMRQNESPASRIGANGNGRPIKMVPASEVVKRKTPNGKEVKIVSGSKQVNDTKQVVNGANIIKRGPGAALVKTSRYRQTDKLPPLEDSKVLPTDEGFSWANENYNNWQRTIDVWSFVLSLRVRVLFDNEKWAYLGRFKEQKQKIRRRKTASWLREQVLQLGPTFIKLGQLSSTRSDLFPREFVDELAKLQDRVPAFSPKKARSFIESELGAPINVLFKEFEDQPIAAASLGQVHRAILHNGEKVVVKVQRPGLKKLFDIDLRNLKIVAEYFQRSETFGGPSRDWIGIYEECAKILYQEIDYINEGKNADRFRRDFRNVKWVRVPLVFWDYTATKVLTLEYVPGVKINQLDMLASRGYNRAQISSRIIEAYLIQILKTGFFHADPHPGNLAIDMDQAIIYYDFGMMGEIKPFTRERLLELFYAVYEKDAKKVMQSLIDLEALQPTGDLSSVRRSVQFFLDNLLSQTPDQQQTLAAIGEDLFAIAVDQPFRFPSTFTFVIRAFSTLEGIGYILDPNFSFVKIAAPYAQELLDLRTKRHSGTRLVEEIRKQANDARSSTMSMPSRVQRIEEFVKQLESGDLKLRVRVLESERAARKATILQMATMYTVLGGTLLNLGITFSSQGSEVIANGSFIGAGVFLTLLLRSMQRVKKLDKFEKMI